The Culex pipiens pallens isolate TS chromosome 2, TS_CPP_V2, whole genome shotgun sequence DNA window agtccctattaaaattcaaaagatttagtaaagcacatTCAAAGTCTTGCTTAAAAAACTACTGcatacaaatttcacaaattggcgaaaaaaggtggtttttgcatgaagACCTGCCATATTATACATTTTAGAATGGTTttgaaatgacctttcttgtagattaagattttttttaagaattaaccTAAATCTATTTCccaacaggtttttttttatttgtttttgtttactaatATTCGATTGTACAGGGTGATTCAATATATGAAAAATGACAGTCGATTGTCGACGGCTGTGCCGTTTACTTCAATCTAAGCATAACAATATAAACGGACCAAAAACGTCGTTACGCGAttcgttacgtttttctaatttgtcgatttctttggaacgacgcaacatttttgcgatcttttaaaagcaatttgtaggttttgttcagatctacaaaacgctttttgaagcttgcaataTTGTATTGTTTAATAGAAATCGATGAAATAATCACCAGAAGAAGTTACTCTGTATACTatatgcatgttttttttattatgattttgcCAGCAAATTAAAtgattgttgttttgttttttttttattttctgttttcgaaatttctgaattttgagatttttgattttttttttgcattactgAATTTCTAATATTATTCAagcctttaatttttatttgttgtttgtgttgagtttttttcaattttcgtttttttttttgttgaactcaaatttaaatttttaaatttctgaattttggaTCTCTAAActtgattattttgaaattagtttttttttcaattttgaattcttaaatttctgcacatttttcaatttttgaagttttgttttattcgtttcagatttttgaatgtttttttttttattttcaggttacaaaattttgagattgctgtatttttatttcttcatttattttattaagttttcggattttttttatttttctttattttgatttaCCAGAAAATTAAACGATTATTGTCATAGATtttctattttaattttaattttagatttttttgctttatttttatttccaggctttaaattttttagatttctgaattttgagattgtagattttttgcatttatgaaTTACCAAATTATTGAAgccattaattttaatttatcttttttgccgTTTGTGTTTTTGACTTGTTGAACTTAAGACTTTTTACTATTGGAATTTATGTATTTTGGATCTATAAACATTAATCTTCTggattttcatttcaatttaaacttttaaagttttgcatttttcttcatttttgaattttttatttttttcagatttttcaatcttgtatttaaaaatttctgaattttgatattgtggattttttaaattccaaatttttaatattttttaagtttttaaattttaaagtttttgattttataatgaTTGTTGTTATGGCTTTCCCATCTGTTTTTCTtccttttgagcaaaaaaaacaataaattccttttattttttcaattgtaattttcaatcccattcaaataagcaaatacaaattattttccGTTTCTattacttttcagctgcgtaccgcttattATATTGTAGTGatttaggttattttttttcactgggcttGAAATATAAGGCTTAATgaccattttgcataatttgttattttgtacaAGTTGTCCAaacaaaatatcataaaaatctGTCATCGAGGTGGGATCTTCTGATcgctttgatgtcttcggcaaagttttcaGTCAGAACATGATCAATTattaagctttttaaaaatatttaacatttattttcgataacaaaagtttaaaaaatatctgaattcgattttattcaatttttgatattttttgtgatCTAAAAGTGTCCACTTTTGAGCTACAGTGTACGATGGACGCtatattcctgaaaaaaaatgttatttttgaatattctcaAATTACACCTAAAAATCAgataaattttttaatgaagtAAACTAAAATTgaacatgcaatcaaaaagtaattaaattaaattttgtttaaaaaaatgcatctttttcgagttaaaatcatttttgaatttaattttttcgaaaaaaatcgttcaaatttcaaaatattgttcgtTTTCGTtcatttctagaaaaaaaaacccaaaagttCATGTAAAATTCTCTACAGTTTTGATGCGATTATTGGTTGCAGAGATATGGCATACATGTAAAGTTACTATATTTTTCCAGGGCATTACTTAATTGATTCTCAATTTTTAATCGACGTATCTAGAAAACTATTAAACCGATTTTCaatagcaaaaataaatattttgtaaaacttcattatatttaataaaattaagaattttagagcctCCTCTAAACTTTCAAAAGGCCGAATAATTGAAAGAAATCttcgtttcaaaaatgttacacaCACAACCACGTTCGCTACAGTGCAATGTCTGAGGAAAACAGCAGCCTAAaggtaaaataaaattaaacagatTTTAAACGAATGCAGAAAACCGAAAGTAATTACACAATGCCGTCAATGAGAATAGAGAAGAAAATGaaccatttaaaattaaaaccaacaaaacaagcaactgTAGTTAAAAGAAAATGCTAGCGCGAAAAGTTTGAACTAACAAAAGAGGAAAAATCTGTGTAAAGAAAGACGCATAGCACCACTCGTAAATTTAAACTTCTAGCGGATAGGTTAGAATGCAGCACCAGCATCCCGAGCGAAACAAACCCCATTTTGATTTATGAACGTGAAATTTTGTGGGGAGTTCGCTCCCGTTAAGGGAATCGTGTAAAATACAGCCGccaagagaaagagagaatgGAACAAAAATCAAGTCATGTGTATTCTTTTTTTTCGCTAGAATTAAgtgcaaaaaacaaaagaaaacgtAAAAGTCTGCTTCATTATTTCCCGTTATTGCAAAACTTATTTGGAAAACAAAGTTTataagaaataatttgaaaacaaacacAGACACGCAAGGATCCTAAAATACTAGAAGCATAAACTCTAATCAATAGCCCGTAGGAAGAAAACACGATTTAGCAAGGTAAGCAAATAACAGTCATGCAATTTCCATCATTTGTAACTTTAGTCATGTGCGTGGAAGCGTGTAACTAGAaatataacgaaaaaaaatccattgtcgCAAAACTAAACTtgtgctaaataaaaaaaaaactagtaagTGGAGAATCCtttcgtaaaaaaaagtaactaaACATTAGAGATTGTGAGCGTAACAAGGaaagaaatgtaattttatGACGAAGGAAGGAAgagaaaattatgcaaaaaccAAGCAAAAATCTGAAACAGGATGTGGAATAATAGATGATGAATTATCGTACCAATTTATATGTAACTTATAAGCTATTGCGAGAAGAAAACCTATGGAGAAATAAATGAGAGAAAcgtaaattcaccaaaatttcaactcGTGCTTTgagattgttttatttatttgtatccGAATGCAtctgttttaaatttcttttagaCTAATAGGTACAAAtgtcattaaaaaaatctcccacccctttgaaataaaaaaaaggaaaaatgtatttatgctgaaaaaaaaatttgcattttttttcggatGTAATGGCACATTGTTCactctagtttttgacattttttgctggaaaattgtcgcgtttcgatcggttagaagggttaaggtgaagccgttgatcattttggaagaaaattgatcatcactctaaaatgatctttattgaattcaatttaacgaatttctgcaccaaaatgaatcagcatgtgccggttgttgccttcttgaagccactgaaggaatttttgatctaaatcaaatgtgtttcaaaatttatataattttgtggtacaatcattgacgtcctagttggcaatcattgattaatgatgatttccataacatcgcaaggaatgggataatcgttaccaaaaaagaatcagcatgtgtagggcactattctaaacaacttgtagaaagaatgttgtgaaaatattgttagcgacgcaaaatttatatctttgaacgaaaaatcatggcaatgatggaagtatTAACGTTAAaagagattttctttttttacgggtgacgaagaactgcggcgagagtgtcattcggCGATGCGTAGATAAATTCcgtggctgattttggaatcaaaagccacacattttgcattctagcaaaaaaaaaaaaatacaatttttaatgatcgataacaatactctctacttttggcgaacagttaaTTGGtcccactttgacagttcaaaattgaggccgttttgcaaaccactattcagcacccaggttctTATGATAACTattttactttcattttttgtatGCAGTCTGGCGTGAAATGCGAATCATAGTAATTTGAAATTACACCAAACACATGGTAAATATGAATACATTTTTGTCCAAACCAAACATTTACCATTTGAAAATACCATAATCAATCATTTTAATTGTGACAATAATTTTGCGTTCGTTTTCACCTGTTTTTACCATGAGCGGTCTTTCAGTGTAAAATAATTGATAGCTTCAAAaaacgttttgtagatctgaacaaaacctacaaattgcttttaaaagatttcaaaaatgttgcgtcgtttcagagaaatcgacaaattagaaaaataaaagacCTAACGCATCGCGTTAAAATATGTTTCTCTGTAGATAGTctttcgagaaattaaaagtgcaacatggagttaaattttctgtcaagcttctgtgaagtttaccatgacagctgcgaaagtttaactccatgttaccggctcacatctctctttttaatttctcgataactTTTTGCTCGGGATCCTCGGCATCGTTAAAATAAAACGAGAGATGTGAGCAGACAGCGGATCCTCCGTTACTGCCGTTACTTTTTGGACGCGTCTGTTTTGAACCCGCGCGAAAACAAACTTGATTCAGTTCAgttcaaggctgtatatcataggtgcTCGCGATCTTAGTTTGCTTTAGTGTGAGTTCACCACTCCGTGCCACGAAAACcagaacaataacaaacgaacaatggaccgtgccaggaaaaccaaaacataaacaaagtcacCTTCATcggagtgacagagtcagagatagcgattttgacaaccgcaccactacacactcaatcgcgagtaccttaagTAGAAAGCCATGAGTTCAGTTGGAATGTGGACGTAATTTGTTTCGGATGTGCGAGAGGCCCGTGATTATTCcggaatttcccaaaatttaaaacaaggTTTGTCCTCAACCCAGTTGAATCTCTTACAACTTTTCAAGTAAAGTAAGTCCATTCGCTTCGACCAGGATATGGCACCAAATCTTGATGCCCCCTCCAAGAAACCGGACGAGCAGAACCATGGCGATTCCGCCTTGGAAGCAATCGCATCGCTGTTTGAACCAGCCGCTGGCCAAGCCACCTCCTCGGAGGAAGACTTCGAGCTGCTGAGTAACGGTGAATCGATCGAGGTACTGGAGGCGGCACCCGATGGGCTTGATGCCCCGGCCGGAAGCTGTTCCGGTGGTCCGGAAGTGACTGTCAAAGACGAACAACTGGCTGAACCGAGCGAGGAGACTGAGATCTTGCAGGAGTTGGAAACGCAGAATGATTTCGACAAGGAGGAGCGACGGCCTGCCGAGCCCGATCAGAGTATGGACGATTCCATCCTGGAGGCGTTGATTGCGCTGTATGTTGACGAGGACCAGCGAACGGAACTAGACACTTCCGAGGTGGTCATTGCTAAAGTCTCTTCGGAGACGAaaggtaaaaaaagtaaatagtttgtTGTAAATGCcccaaataaaaatttatcaaaattatgacAGTTCCGGCCATCGTCCACGAAGTACCGGAAAGCTTCACACGAACGCCCACCGGTGGAGTCCGATTTGAGAGCTCCAACGGGCTGGAATTTATTTCGCTGGGACTAACGCTGCCGTTGAAGGTCAGCCAGCTGAAGTGTTCGGCACGAATCTTCCACGACGGAATGGAAATCCGGCTGCACAACGAGGGTTGTCTCTTTCTCATTGACGACAGCTTCATGGCCAGGGTTGAGCTGATGCACGCGGTTCCGGTGCTGAGTGCAGGCCACTTTGCCCAAGCGAAAACAGCACTCTTCCGGTAGGGACTATAACACCCCAGCACTTAGAACTATTACTGACTAAACATGCTTGACTCTTTAGGCAACTCCGCATTGGCCAGATCTTTGTGGATGAGGTGATGGCCTATCGGGACCGCGAACGAACCCAACTGTTGGCCACGATCAATCACATCCAAAAACGAGCAGCGACGGATCCCGCCGACGCGATGCAACTCTTTTCCGTCGTCCAAAAATCGACCAACCTCAACTACATTGACTTCAGTGAGCTGCTCTCAAACAACTCGGCCACGCCACCAATCCTGAAGGAACAAGCCGTCAAACTACATCGAATCGAGGAAATCACGGAACGCAGAAATCGCTTCCTGGGGCACTTCCACGTCCGATTTGCCAACCCGACTCACGAGCTCAAGGCCACACTGAAGGAGTTTTGCACCGCAGTTGTGGAGAATCGCGCCAACTCGTTGCTGGACATGGCTCCGCATTGCCTTCGCGAGAAGCTGAAGGATGTTCCCCAGCGGAGCATTTTTCGGATGCACGACAAAGACGTGAAAGTGTTTCACGATCTGGATCAGGTGCTGAACAGAGAAATCTTTCAGAAACCGTTGGAAGATCTTGCCGGGCGGTGGATCCATCGCGTGAAAACTTCGAAACCCAGCGATGCGATCGTTTCGGTCGTGAATCCGATCTATTTCTCGCTATGTCGAAGTCTGGAGGAGTTGATTTTGGAGATCGTCAGTAAAACCGACCACAATCCGGAAGAGTTGCTGCTGAGCGATCGCAACGGCTGGCATGCGATGAAGACCGCGATCCGATGGAAGTCGGAAACGAGTCTGACCAAGTGTCTTCAGCGGGAGTACTTCTTCGTGGTTCGATTACTGAAGCATTTCGATCCGGCATCGGACAATCCGAAGCCGTTTGACTACAAGCCACGTCGGCTGCTGGGCGGCGCTGCCAGGGAATCAATGCTGGGCAGTTTGTTCCGACGACTGGTCGGTCAACCGAAGCAAAACCCGCTGGGAATCGCGGACGAGTTCTACGTCTGGTTCTGCCTGCTTGACGACGTTCTTCACCACGTTCTGCCGGACGACGACCACGCTCTGGACATATTCGAGCAAATCTTGCAGAACTTTGTTCAGCTGCTCAGCGTGGCCACGTTCGAGCAAATGGAGATGATTCGGGTCATCACGCACAGCATTGGGCGGTTCATCGTGCAGATTTTCCTCTTCGTCAGCTCGGACAAGGCGCAATCCTACGAGGACAAGCAAATCCTGCAGGCCCAACTGGATGCCATTAACCGGACGATGGTGGGGGCGGACTCGACGAAGTTTTTCCGCGATCTGATCGACGTTTTCAGCAGTTACTGGAAGAATCGCTGCGGCATCATCGAGAACATTCCGTCGAAGAATGCCCTCGGGGAGATGGAACAGATAAAGAAGACGCTGCTGGCGATTGTGGTTGTTGCCTTGCGGAAGAACGTCGGCGCTGAGCACGTGATCAGCCTGTTCCGGTGCTTGAACGACTTTATCGTTGATTTGGACGACGTGTGCTTTGATTGGTTGATCAAATCCTTGCCGGAAAAGCCGATGAAAGCCCTAATTACGATGGAATTTATTGAACCTGTAGACAACAAGTGGAACGGTACTGAAAACCAGGTGTACCGCGTTGTCAAGCCTGTCGAATTCCAGCAGATTGCTCCTGTTCTGCTAGCAGGTAAAGCTGGTCCAAAGCACTGCGTCATCGAGGTGATCTCCACGCTGCTTGGCTGCATACATACTCAGCTTGAACGCGAACGCTGGACGTCCAACAAATGCCTATCTCCGTCGGACCAGATCGTGTCCAGCAGCGTCCTAATTTCGTCGATCCGAAGCACGCTGATCTATCTACGCGAGCAGGAAGAATACGTTTCGTTCGACATGTTCGTAGAAGAAAGGATCAACCCGTTCTGCAAGGTCGTAGAGACCTGTCCATCGCTGAGTGACTTTGTCAAACGAGTCGGAATGATCAAGGAGTCGTTCTGTTACATGCGAAAGCAGAACGAAATGAGCGTCGCTGAGGCGTTGAGGATGTACTGCGAGCAGAACGACGAGGGCGGGTTCAACGCAGAACAACTCCAGCAAGCGTACGAGCAGTACAGTGACCAGTTTGAGACGTACATGGCAGAAACGGTTCCGGAGGAGGATTTTAAAGCTAAGGTTGCCGTTCTGACCAAGCCATTGCTGGAGTCTGTCCAGCCGATTCTGTTCAAAGAGTGGAGCGTCGAGTTCAAACGGACGGAGATGCCGAAGATCCTGGCTGGAGTGGCCGCCGTGTGGTCCACCATGGTGTCTGCGGATGTGTCCAGCACTGGAAAGTACTTCAAACCTCACTGCATCCAGATTTTGTGCGTGCTGAGGCTGCTCGGAGCGGATAGCGGAGAGAAGGGCGTGTCCAAGCACCTGGCGCAGGTTCTCACCGGTCAAGGAAAGTCGCTGGTCCTGGCCCTGATCGCGGCGGTCTTGGCTCTGACGGGTCATCAGGTGCAGCTGGTCTGTTACAACGACTACTTGGTGAAACGGGATGCTAAGGATTTTGTTGACTTGTACGACATCTTGGAGATTGAAGATGCTGTTAAGTACAACACATATCGTGAAATGGCCAACGCAATGATAGCTCCGGAGGTCAATGGTAACAGGATGGGCCTTCGAAAGTTTGTAAATGACTTATTACTACCGGAACCAGGAAATAAGCGACCGGAGAAACCCAAAGCGCAAGTACAGGACAACTCAATTCTTCTTATGGACGAAGTGGACGTCTTCTTCACCAAGGAATACTACGGAACGGAATACTGGCCTATCACTACTCCTATTATACCTGGTTTGGATCACATTCAGGAGCGAATCTGGATGTTGGTACACAAACTTGGCTTGCGTGATGTTCAGCAAGTGACGCTGCACATCAACGAATTCATTTCCTCGCACTCTTTTGGACGGAGACTAGACTTTGAAAAATTTCTGAACAACGAAAAATCTTACGAGTTGGTTGTCTGCATTGGAGAAAACTACATTCGAAAGCAGTttaccaacaaaagtttgtttAGTGTTCATCTGAAGGAGATGATCGAAAATGCCGTTGCGGTCAATAGCGTTGCATCTGAGCACAGATATTACAAGTTGGACGCCTAC harbors:
- the LOC120418408 gene encoding uncharacterized protein LOC120418408; its protein translation is MAPNLDAPSKKPDEQNHGDSALEAIASLFEPAAGQATSSEEDFELLSNGESIEVLEAAPDGLDAPAGSCSGGPEVTVKDEQLAEPSEETEILQELETQNDFDKEERRPAEPDQSMDDSILEALIALYVDEDQRTELDTSEVVIAKVSSETKVPAIVHEVPESFTRTPTGGVRFESSNGLEFISLGLTLPLKVSQLKCSARIFHDGMEIRLHNEGCLFLIDDSFMARVELMHAVPVLSAGHFAQAKTALFRQLRIGQIFVDEVMAYRDRERTQLLATINHIQKRAATDPADAMQLFSVVQKSTNLNYIDFSELLSNNSATPPILKEQAVKLHRIEEITERRNRFLGHFHVRFANPTHELKATLKEFCTAVVENRANSLLDMAPHCLREKLKDVPQRSIFRMHDKDVKVFHDLDQVLNREIFQKPLEDLAGRWIHRVKTSKPSDAIVSVVNPIYFSLCRSLEELILEIVSKTDHNPEELLLSDRNGWHAMKTAIRWKSETSLTKCLQREYFFVVRLLKHFDPASDNPKPFDYKPRRLLGGAARESMLGSLFRRLVGQPKQNPLGIADEFYVWFCLLDDVLHHVLPDDDHALDIFEQILQNFVQLLSVATFEQMEMIRVITHSIGRFIVQIFLFVSSDKAQSYEDKQILQAQLDAINRTMVGADSTKFFRDLIDVFSSYWKNRCGIIENIPSKNALGEMEQIKKTLLAIVVVALRKNVGAEHVISLFRCLNDFIVDLDDVCFDWLIKSLPEKPMKALITMEFIEPVDNKWNGTENQVYRVVKPVEFQQIAPVLLAGKAGPKHCVIEVISTLLGCIHTQLERERWTSNKCLSPSDQIVSSSVLISSIRSTLIYLREQEEYVSFDMFVEERINPFCKVVETCPSLSDFVKRVGMIKESFCYMRKQNEMSVAEALRMYCEQNDEGGFNAEQLQQAYEQYSDQFETYMAETVPEEDFKAKVAVLTKPLLESVQPILFKEWSVEFKRTEMPKILAGVAAVWSTMVSADVSSTGKYFKPHCIQILCVLRLLGADSGEKGVSKHLAQVLTGQGKSLVLALIAAVLALTGHQVQLVCYNDYLVKRDAKDFVDLYDILEIEDAVKYNTYREMANAMIAPEVNGNRMGLRKFVNDLLLPEPGNKRPEKPKAQVQDNSILLMDEVDVFFTKEYYGTEYWPITTPIIPGLDHIQERIWMLVHKLGLRDVQQVTLHINEFISSHSFGRRLDFEKFLNNEKSYELVVCIGENYIRKQFTNKSLFSVHLKEMIENAVAVNSVASEHRYYKLDAYGCIAYRDKERFVTWTIPRYMSVFNYLRLKQHNFQVEVDFVKNYGYLNVRCGSLSYAMLPKAYPLILGVTGTLTSLNQYEKAAIDRLYNINRSSIMPSFFGCSNLAFNPAQNFTHLATKPLWMGKIFTQAHAAVGANRAAIIFFYDDTLLLEFRAQYCGQFDRLQVLTENTDEGKHEHLISEAGVAKTVTLATRGMGRGVDYKSSVAVEKNGGVHVIQSFFSLDVKEETQIRGRTARKDNRGSYELIVLDENLKTQQLIEAGEQEVTYAGLDVARTKIALMENKDIEVSIEKNTNDHMTTLAYLQSFFK